The following proteins are encoded in a genomic region of Glycine max cultivar Williams 82 chromosome 18, Glycine_max_v4.0, whole genome shotgun sequence:
- the WRKY64 gene encoding WRKY transcription factor 64: MESQDPPNPPPQNNPFLFTPNSMLQSPNLDPQEQLGLCDIDWGNLFSAQNSFLLNGDANDAIECASSSSFVAQNKVACEEEKGNKEKRKGGRMKKTTRVPRFAFQTRSADDILDDGYRWRKYGQKAVKNNTYPRSYYRCTHHTCNVKKQVQRLSKDTSIVVTTYEGIHNHPCEKLMETLTPLLKQIQFLASL; this comes from the exons ATGGAAAGCCAAGACCCACCAAACCCACCACCCCAAAACAACCCCTTCCTCTTCACGCCAAATTCGATGTTGCAAAGCCCTAATTTGGACCCTCAAGAGCAATTAGGGCTATGTGACATTGACTGGGGTAACCTTTTCTCTGCTCAAAACAGCTTCTTGCTTAATGGGGATGCCAACGATGCAATTGAatgtgcttcttcttcttcttttgtggCTCAAAATAAGGTAGCTTGTGAAGAGGAAAAGGGAAACAAGGAGAAAAGGAAAGGTGGGAGGATGAAGAAAACAACACGAGTGCCAAGGTTTGCGTTTCAAACGAGAAGTGCAGATGATATTTTGGATGATGGTTATCGCTGGAGGAAATATGGTCAGAAAGCTGTGAAGAATAACACATATCCAag AAGCTACTACCGCTGCACGCATCACACGTGCAATGTGAAGAAACAAGTGCAAAGGCTATCCAAAGACACAAGCATTGTGGTGACGACTTACGAGGGAATTCACAACCACCCGTGCGAGAAGTTGATGGAAACTCTAACCCCTCTCCTCAAGCAAATACAGTTTCTTGCCAGCTTGTAA
- the LOC100793348 gene encoding probable jasmonic acid carboxyl methyltransferase 2 isoform X1 yields the protein MERYQLSLHMNDGNKEQSYANNSSMQRRVISKTKTILEETIMRLLYCDSSPSCMKVADLGCSAGPNTLLVISNIIDMVYKASTHLNHEPPTLQFYLNDLFGNDFNSIFKSLPDFCKRLIEDKGHNFGPCFINATPGSFYGRLFPNNSINLFHSSYGLHWLSQDPLLGSSEASLLNKGHCYIVNTSPPEVYKAYLKQFQQDFKLFLKSRSKELVPGGAMLLVLLGRNEIPPTVNGWEPISLILNDMFLEGLIEEAKLDSFNIPVYQPTVEEIRHVIQEEGSFYVQRLEIFIQPLGESINDGGDDSFLDGNLKAESVAKHMRAIMEPLLSTKFGAEVINELFTRFQKKIMQLMEVEKSEWATLMISMIKTA from the exons ATGGAAAGATATCAACTATCCCTTCACATGAATGATGGCAATAAAGAACAGAGTTATGCAAACAACTCGTCGATGCAA AGAAGAGTAATAAGTAAAACCAAAACCATACTTGAAGAAACTATAATGAGGCTGTTGTATTGTGATTCTTCTCCTAGCTGCATGAAGGTGGCAGATCTAGGTTGCTCTGCGGGACCAAATACACTTCTTGTGATATCAAATATTATTGACATGGTTTATAAAGCAAGCACCCACTTGAATCATGAACCACCCACACTCCAATTTTATCTCAATGATTTATTTGGAAACGATTTCAATTCCATCTTCAAGTCACTCCCTGATTTCTGTAAAAGATTGATAGAAGATAAGGgtcataattttggtccatgCTTTATTAACGCTACTCCTGGATCCTTCTATGGGAGGCTCTTTCCCAATAATTCCATAAACCTTTTTCATTCCTCCTACGGTCTACACTGGCTCTCTCAG GATCCATTATTGGGGTCTAGCGAGGCATCGTTACTTAACAAGGGCCATTGTTACATAGTTAACACAAGCCCTCCAGAGGTATACAAAGCTTACCTTAAGCAGTTTCAAcaagattttaaattgtttCTGAAATCACGTTCGAAGGAACTTGTGCCTGGAGGAGCAATGCTCTTGGTGTTACTTGGCAGAAATGAAATTCCTCCTACAGTAAACGGTTGGGAACCAATTAGTCTAATACTCAATGACATGTTCTTGGAG GGTTtgattgaagaagcaaaattaGACTCCTTCAACATACCAGTGTATCAACCTACAGTTGAAGAAATTAGGCATGTGATTCAGGAAGAAGGGTCATTCTATGTTCAACGATTAGAGATTTTCATCCAGCCTTTGggtgaaagcataaatgacggTGGTGATGATTCTTTTCTTGATGGAAATTTAAAAGCTGAATCAGTAGCCAAGCACATGAGAGCAATAATGGAGCCTCTTTTGTCCACAAAGTTTGGTGCAGAAGTTATAAATGAACTATTCACCAggtttcaaaagaaaattatgcAACTGATGGAGGTGGAGAAATCGGAGTGGGCTACTTTGATGATATCCATGATAAAAACTGCTTGA
- the LOC547837 gene encoding desiccation protectant protein Lea14 homolog isoform 1 (isoform 1 is encoded by transcript variant 1), with translation MRVGLGVKVSLGVIGVSLIFAVLKMSQLLDKAKNYVAEKVTNMPKPEASVTDVDFKRVSRDSVEYLAKVSVSNPYSTPIPICEIKYSLKSAGKEIASGTIPDPGSLKASDTTMLDVPVKVPHSILLSLAKDIGADWDIDYQLDLGLVIDLPVIGNFTIPLSQKGEIKLPTLSDMFA, from the exons ATGCGTGTGGGTTTGGGTGTTAAGGTATCGTTGGGTGTGATCGGTGTGAGTCTAATATTTGCAGTGCTGAAAATGTCGCAGTTGTTGGACAAAGCCAAAAACTATGTTGCGGAGAAAGTCACGAACATGCCCAAGCCCGAGGCGAGTGTCACCGACGTGGATTTCAAGCGCGTGAGCCGCGACAGCGTCGAGTACTTGGCTAAGGTCTCTGTTTCCAACCCTTATTCCACTCCCATTCCCATTTGTGAGATCAAGTACTCCCTCAAAAGTGCTGGCAA GGAGATAGCATCAGGGACAATACCTGACCCAGGGTCACTGAAGGCAAGTGACACAACAATGCTGGATGTGCCAGTGAAGGTGCCTCATAGCATATTACTGAGCTTGGCAAAGGACATTGGTGCAGATTGGGACATTGATTACCAATTGGATCTTGGTCTAGTTATTGACCTTCCTGTCATTGGCAACTTCACCATTCCTCTTTCTCAGAAGGGAGAGATAAAGCTCCCAACCCTCTCTGACATGTTTGCCTGA
- the LOC100793348 gene encoding probable jasmonic acid carboxyl methyltransferase 2 isoform X2 gives MRLLYCDSSPSCMKVADLGCSAGPNTLLVISNIIDMVYKASTHLNHEPPTLQFYLNDLFGNDFNSIFKSLPDFCKRLIEDKGHNFGPCFINATPGSFYGRLFPNNSINLFHSSYGLHWLSQDPLLGSSEASLLNKGHCYIVNTSPPEVYKAYLKQFQQDFKLFLKSRSKELVPGGAMLLVLLGRNEIPPTVNGWEPISLILNDMFLEGLIEEAKLDSFNIPVYQPTVEEIRHVIQEEGSFYVQRLEIFIQPLGESINDGGDDSFLDGNLKAESVAKHMRAIMEPLLSTKFGAEVINELFTRFQKKIMQLMEVEKSEWATLMISMIKTA, from the exons ATGAGGCTGTTGTATTGTGATTCTTCTCCTAGCTGCATGAAGGTGGCAGATCTAGGTTGCTCTGCGGGACCAAATACACTTCTTGTGATATCAAATATTATTGACATGGTTTATAAAGCAAGCACCCACTTGAATCATGAACCACCCACACTCCAATTTTATCTCAATGATTTATTTGGAAACGATTTCAATTCCATCTTCAAGTCACTCCCTGATTTCTGTAAAAGATTGATAGAAGATAAGGgtcataattttggtccatgCTTTATTAACGCTACTCCTGGATCCTTCTATGGGAGGCTCTTTCCCAATAATTCCATAAACCTTTTTCATTCCTCCTACGGTCTACACTGGCTCTCTCAG GATCCATTATTGGGGTCTAGCGAGGCATCGTTACTTAACAAGGGCCATTGTTACATAGTTAACACAAGCCCTCCAGAGGTATACAAAGCTTACCTTAAGCAGTTTCAAcaagattttaaattgtttCTGAAATCACGTTCGAAGGAACTTGTGCCTGGAGGAGCAATGCTCTTGGTGTTACTTGGCAGAAATGAAATTCCTCCTACAGTAAACGGTTGGGAACCAATTAGTCTAATACTCAATGACATGTTCTTGGAG GGTTtgattgaagaagcaaaattaGACTCCTTCAACATACCAGTGTATCAACCTACAGTTGAAGAAATTAGGCATGTGATTCAGGAAGAAGGGTCATTCTATGTTCAACGATTAGAGATTTTCATCCAGCCTTTGggtgaaagcataaatgacggTGGTGATGATTCTTTTCTTGATGGAAATTTAAAAGCTGAATCAGTAGCCAAGCACATGAGAGCAATAATGGAGCCTCTTTTGTCCACAAAGTTTGGTGCAGAAGTTATAAATGAACTATTCACCAggtttcaaaagaaaattatgcAACTGATGGAGGTGGAGAAATCGGAGTGGGCTACTTTGATGATATCCATGATAAAAACTGCTTGA
- the LOC547837 gene encoding desiccation protectant protein Lea14 homolog isoform 2 (isoform 2 is encoded by transcript variant 2) — MAELLDKAKNYVAEKVTNMPKPEASVTDVDFKRVSRDSVEYLAKVSVSNPYSTPIPICEIKYSLKSAGKEIASGTIPDPGSLKASDTTMLDVPVKVPHSILLSLAKDIGADWDIDYQLDLGLVIDLPVIGNFTIPLSQKGEIKLPTLSDMFA; from the exons ATGGCGGAG TTGTTGGACAAAGCCAAAAACTATGTTGCGGAGAAAGTCACGAACATGCCCAAGCCCGAGGCGAGTGTCACCGACGTGGATTTCAAGCGCGTGAGCCGCGACAGCGTCGAGTACTTGGCTAAGGTCTCTGTTTCCAACCCTTATTCCACTCCCATTCCCATTTGTGAGATCAAGTACTCCCTCAAAAGTGCTGGCAA GGAGATAGCATCAGGGACAATACCTGACCCAGGGTCACTGAAGGCAAGTGACACAACAATGCTGGATGTGCCAGTGAAGGTGCCTCATAGCATATTACTGAGCTTGGCAAAGGACATTGGTGCAGATTGGGACATTGATTACCAATTGGATCTTGGTCTAGTTATTGACCTTCCTGTCATTGGCAACTTCACCATTCCTCTTTCTCAGAAGGGAGAGATAAAGCTCCCAACCCTCTCTGACATGTTTGCCTGA